One genomic window of Citrobacter sp. Marseille-Q6884 includes the following:
- the pyrI gene encoding aspartate carbamoyltransferase regulatory subunit produces MTHDNKLQVEAIKRGTVIDHIPAQVGFKLLTLFKLTETDQRITIGLNLPSGEMGRKDLIKIENTFLTDEQVNQLSLYAPQATVNRIDDYDVVGKSRPSLPERIDNVLVCPNSNCISHAEPVSSSFSVKKRADDIALKCKYCEKEFSHYVVLAN; encoded by the coding sequence ATGACACACGATAACAAACTGCAAGTAGAAGCCATCAAACGCGGCACTGTGATTGACCATATCCCGGCACAGGTAGGCTTTAAGCTGCTGACACTGTTCAAACTGACCGAAACCGATCAGCGTATTACTATCGGCCTGAACCTGCCGTCTGGCGAAATGGGTCGCAAAGACCTGATTAAAATTGAAAATACCTTCCTGACCGATGAGCAGGTAAACCAGCTTTCTCTGTACGCCCCGCAGGCAACGGTAAATCGCATTGACGACTATGACGTCGTGGGTAAATCGCGTCCCAGCCTGCCAGAGCGCATCGACAACGTACTGGTCTGCCCGAACAGCAACTGCATCAGCCATGCTGAACCAGTTTCCTCCAGTTTTTCAGTGAAAAAACGCGCGGATGACATCGCACTCAAATGCAAATACTGTGAAAAAGAGTTTTCGCATTATGTGGTGCTAGCCAACTAA
- the ridA gene encoding 2-iminobutanoate/2-iminopropanoate deaminase, translating into MSKTIATENAPAAIGPYVQGVDLGSMIITSGQIPVDPKTGAVSEDVSAQARQSLENVKAIVEAAGLKVGDIVKTTVFVKDLNDFATVNATYEAFFTEHNATFPARSCVEVARLPKDVKIEIEAIAVRR; encoded by the coding sequence ATGAGCAAGACTATCGCGACGGAAAATGCACCAGCAGCAATCGGCCCATACGTTCAGGGTGTTGACCTGGGTAGCATGATCATCACTTCCGGTCAGATTCCGGTCGATCCAAAAACCGGTGCCGTATCGGAAGACGTGTCCGCTCAGGCGCGTCAGTCGCTGGAAAACGTGAAAGCTATCGTAGAAGCAGCAGGCCTGAAAGTGGGCGACATCGTAAAAACAACCGTCTTCGTTAAAGACCTGAACGATTTTGCTACCGTTAACGCCACCTACGAAGCGTTCTTCACCGAGCACAACGCAACCTTCCCGGCACGCTCTTGTGTGGAAGTTGCCCGTCTGCCGAAAGACGTAAAAATCGAGATTGAAGCGATCGCCGTTCGTCGCTAA
- the pyrB gene encoding aspartate carbamoyltransferase gives MANPLYQKHIISINDLSRDDLNLVLATAAKLKANPQPELLKHKVIASCFFEASTRTRLSFETSMHRLGASVVGFSDSSNTSLGKKGETLADTISVISTYVDAIVMRHPQEGAARLATEFSGNVPVLNAGDGSNQHPTQTLLDLFTIQETQGRLDNLKIAMVGDLKYGRTVHSLTQALAKFEGNRFYFIAPDALAMPQYILDMLNEKGIAWSLHGTIEEVMAEVDILYMTRVQKERLDPSEYANVKAQFVLRASDLNGAKENMKVLHPLPRIDEITTDVDKTPHAWYFQQAGNGIFARQALLALVLNSELAL, from the coding sequence ATGGCTAATCCGCTCTATCAAAAACACATCATTTCCATAAACGACCTCAGCCGCGATGACCTTAATCTGGTCCTTGCGACGGCGGCGAAACTAAAAGCCAACCCGCAGCCAGAACTGTTAAAGCATAAGGTGATCGCCAGCTGTTTCTTTGAGGCGTCAACCCGCACCCGTTTATCCTTTGAAACGTCAATGCACCGTCTGGGCGCCAGCGTGGTGGGGTTCTCTGACAGCAGCAATACTTCCCTGGGCAAAAAAGGTGAAACGCTGGCTGACACCATTTCCGTCATCAGCACCTACGTTGATGCCATTGTGATGCGTCACCCGCAGGAAGGCGCTGCGCGTCTGGCGACGGAATTCTCCGGTAATGTGCCGGTACTGAACGCGGGCGATGGCTCCAACCAGCATCCGACGCAAACGCTGCTGGATCTGTTTACCATCCAGGAAACTCAGGGTCGTCTGGATAATCTGAAAATCGCGATGGTCGGTGATCTGAAATATGGCCGTACCGTTCACTCTCTGACACAGGCGCTGGCGAAATTTGAAGGTAACCGCTTCTACTTCATCGCCCCGGACGCACTGGCAATGCCGCAGTACATTCTGGATATGCTGAATGAAAAAGGTATCGCCTGGAGCCTGCACGGCACCATTGAAGAGGTGATGGCGGAAGTGGACATTCTGTATATGACCCGCGTACAAAAAGAGCGCCTGGATCCGTCCGAATACGCCAACGTGAAGGCTCAGTTTGTGCTGCGCGCCAGCGACCTGAACGGCGCGAAAGAGAATATGAAGGTTCTGCACCCGCTGCCGCGTATCGATGAGATCACCACCGACGTCGATAAGACGCCGCACGCCTGGTATTTCCAGCAAGCCGGCAACGGTATTTTCGCTCGTCAGGCGTTACTGGCACTGGTACTGAATAGCGAACTGGCACTGTAA
- a CDS encoding YfcC family protein: MGKFKFPTAYTILFILIALVAAMTWIVPAGKYQMAMNATLGKEVPVAGTYAPTEAHPQGLTAVLLAPIDGLYNHETYTAGAIDVALFVLIIGGFLGVVNKTGAIDAGIERVTVRLNGKEEWMIPILMGLFAAGGTIYGMAEESLPFYTLLVPVMMAARFDPLVAAATVLLGAGIGTLGSTINPFATVIAANAAGIPFTQGMLMRILLLLIGYVICVVWVMRYARTVRSHPERSVVADKLEENRAHFLGNRADTRLEFTKTRKTILAIFAAAFAVMIYGVAVLGWWMAEISGVFLAAAIIVGVIARMSEEAFTSTFIDGARDLLGVALIIGIARGIVVVMDNGMITHTILHSAENLVSGLSTTLFINVTYWLEVLLSFLVPSSSGLAVLTMPIMAPLADFAHVPRDLVVTAYQSASGIVNLITPTSAVVMGGLAIARVPYVRYLKWVAPLLLILTLLNMVVLSIGAML; encoded by the coding sequence ATGGGTAAATTCAAGTTTCCCACCGCGTACACCATTCTGTTTATTCTCATTGCACTCGTTGCCGCCATGACCTGGATAGTCCCGGCCGGGAAATACCAGATGGCGATGAATGCCACACTGGGTAAAGAAGTGCCGGTGGCAGGCACATATGCCCCGACAGAGGCGCATCCGCAAGGTTTAACCGCGGTGCTGCTGGCTCCCATTGACGGGCTTTATAACCATGAAACCTATACCGCAGGCGCCATTGATGTCGCGTTGTTTGTTCTGATCATCGGCGGCTTTCTGGGCGTGGTGAACAAGACGGGAGCTATCGACGCCGGAATCGAACGCGTGACGGTCAGGCTGAACGGTAAAGAGGAGTGGATGATCCCGATCCTGATGGGGCTGTTTGCCGCCGGAGGGACGATTTACGGGATGGCGGAAGAGTCACTCCCCTTCTATACGCTGCTCGTCCCGGTGATGATGGCGGCGCGTTTCGATCCTTTGGTGGCGGCTGCGACGGTGTTGCTCGGCGCGGGCATTGGCACACTCGGCTCCACCATTAACCCTTTCGCGACGGTGATCGCCGCTAACGCAGCCGGGATCCCCTTCACCCAGGGAATGCTGATGCGTATTCTGCTGCTGCTTATCGGCTATGTTATCTGCGTCGTATGGGTGATGCGCTATGCACGAACCGTTCGCAGCCACCCGGAGCGGTCTGTCGTGGCGGACAAGCTGGAAGAAAACCGCGCTCATTTCCTCGGTAACCGTGCCGATACCCGTCTTGAATTTACGAAAACGCGAAAAACGATTCTGGCTATTTTCGCCGCCGCCTTTGCGGTGATGATTTACGGGGTCGCGGTACTCGGATGGTGGATGGCGGAGATCTCCGGTGTCTTTCTGGCCGCCGCAATTATCGTCGGCGTTATCGCCCGCATGAGCGAAGAAGCCTTTACCAGCACGTTCATTGATGGCGCGCGGGATCTGCTGGGCGTCGCGCTGATTATCGGTATTGCCCGCGGCATCGTGGTGGTGATGGATAACGGCATGATCACCCACACGATTTTGCATAGCGCCGAGAATTTAGTCTCTGGCCTTTCGACCACCCTTTTCATCAATGTCACCTACTGGCTGGAAGTGCTGCTCTCTTTCCTGGTGCCGTCTTCCTCCGGGCTTGCGGTACTCACCATGCCCATTATGGCGCCGCTGGCAGACTTCGCCCATGTCCCCAGGGATCTGGTCGTCACCGCATACCAGTCAGCATCCGGCATTGTGAATCTGATTACCCCCACCTCTGCGGTGGTGATGGGCGGGCTGGCCATCGCGCGCGTCCCTTACGTGCGCTATCTGAAATGGGTGGCGCCACTGCTGCTTATTCTCACGCTACTGAACATGGTCGTGCTGAGTATCGGAGCCATGCTGTAA
- a CDS encoding arginine repressor: MKEYDDYSAKEQLLLTICQRLITERSYLSQEAIRSELQNQGFASISQSTVSRLLKLLGAIKIRNTKGQKIYSVNPQLRPAPDAARSIAEMVVSIEHNSEFILIHTAAGYGRAVARILDYHALPEILGVIAGSSIVWVAPRVVQRTALVHKQLNYLLKMNLNS, encoded by the coding sequence ATGAAGGAATACGATGATTATTCTGCCAAAGAGCAGCTGCTGCTGACGATTTGTCAGCGCCTGATCACAGAGAGAAGCTATCTGTCACAGGAAGCCATTCGCAGTGAACTGCAAAACCAGGGGTTTGCCAGCATCAGCCAGTCAACGGTTTCACGTCTGCTGAAATTGCTTGGAGCGATAAAAATAAGAAATACGAAAGGGCAAAAAATTTATTCTGTGAATCCCCAATTACGCCCTGCTCCCGATGCCGCCCGATCGATTGCTGAAATGGTGGTCAGCATTGAACACAATAGCGAATTTATCCTTATCCACACCGCGGCGGGATACGGTCGCGCCGTTGCCAGAATCCTCGATTATCACGCTTTGCCGGAAATCCTGGGCGTGATTGCGGGTAGCAGTATTGTCTGGGTCGCACCACGAGTGGTACAGCGAACCGCGCTGGTTCACAAGCAGCTTAATTATTTACTCAAGATGAATTTAAATTCATAA